The genomic DNA AAACTAAAGGACATTGGgtcaatatacatataaaacaatgttacaaataaatcatgtgATATATGCAAATATCTTTGAATTCATAGTACAACAGTTGTCCCAGTACTCCGTGTGGGAGAGTTTGAAACTAAAGCCGAGATATTAGAAAAGACAAACGGGATACAGTTTCAAGGAGGTAACACCAATACTGCTGAAGCTCTAAGTTACATTAGAAAGAAAGGTTTCAAGGCCACCGAGTCTATAGGTCGACCTAAGATAGCTATAATATTGACCGATGGTCAGTCAAATGACGTAGTACGGACAATAACGGAAGCTGCCAAGACAAAGACAGATGGAATAGCTGTATTTGTCATTGGAATAGGCTCTCAGGTTCGTATTTACTTcagatatatgttttatatgaaacaattttaGTTTCTACTAGTTGTAATTTGTATATGAAGGTCTAGACGGGgttactttttacatttttattcatcGTGGATTGAGCAACAAATTATTACAACTTATATAAACCCCTTTCCACTTTGCTGGTGCGAGTGCTGCCGTGTAGGACATTAGCCTGCtcctttttcgaaatctacaagtgTATATTATACTTGTAAGAGATGCGCTGGTCACTTCACCATGGCTCTCCTTTGGTATTTATGGAGCTCAATCGTTGATGTATATTCTGTATATGCACAAACAgcctatatatatgttttcttgtAAGTCGTATTGCTTTTCAACCTTTTTCgatacttatttattttattttggcattttaaattTTGGCTTCGAGCGTTcctaatacaccttatcgctatttgtccgccattactgaatatcacacaggttcccgtaaaattatgacgtcataaaacaaaatagctgacgccacaatgaaaaagtgattgttgtatgcgtcaaaagttcaagcggcagGGTCAGCCgggaatagcgataaggtgtatgaGGATAAATCTCGAACAGCGCATCCAACGTTTAAAATTGATAGGGTTGTTTTTATTATTCAGGTAGATGAAAAGGAACTGGAAGCTATTGCAACCAAACCATTGTCACATTATATGTTAAAGATAGGAAACTTTGATGCATTGGACTCAATCAAAGATGAACTGGCAATTAAAGCATGTGAAGGTAAATATATCACATTTTTTATCATCAATTAGATCGCAGTAATGTTAAAGAGTCTCgatattgatttatataaagATGCATGTCTGACATAAAGCAGGCATTTGTTAATGTACCCGGGGATGTGAGGCAAAGTCAATCAGACACAACCAAGCGTTTTCCAATGTCTTCATATAAACAATCTAAACAGAAACTATCAATGATCTGCTAATGCCATTTACtctgtataattttaaaaagaacatatttaaaaacagataTACTTGACAAAATGTGTTATTGTTTATACACTTACGATGCCGTAATATATGAATGTATAATCATTCGAATTAGTTCACCAGACTCAACAGAACAATGTTTCCGTCCAATGTCAATGACACTTTATTTGGCTggatgtacaaatgtacttgtCCAGTCAGTTTTGAATATTATGGACAATGAATCAGAATTTAACACTTTGTAAAGGTATAATCAATAAAAACACATAACACTAACATTGTGTCCTTTTTAGTTGTTCCCGTTACACCAGCGCCACCTACTGAGCCCATGATGAATGATGATGAAGTACTGTACGGAGAAGGCAGTAAGTTATTTAAAACGagttttttaagttataaaggTATATAGATATCTATGCAGTTCAGTAATTTTCATTAGCATTAGTGGAAACATTTTGCTTATAAAAGCAAACCGGAAACTGATGAATGAAAAACCACTTTCATTACGAGGGCTGTAAacttaagatttaaaaaaaaatccaatgcATTAGATAAGAGAATCTATGTCTGATATCCGACTTTCAATATAGTTTAAAGTTCTATAAACctaatacaaaataattaaagtgTGAACTTTTTTGTTATGTAGCATGTTCTCCTGCCAAACCTATGAGTATTGCATACGCAGTGGATACGTCATCAATTGGTGCTGAAAATGCGTACTTTGTAATGGTCCTGATAAATAGAATTGCATCGAGGCTCCGAATGGACAAGCAACAAATCAGCTTAAGTGTCTTGACAAGCTCGTGTGGCCTCCAGTCACAGGATGGCGGACTCATAGATCATGTTCATGACCAAAAATCGTTACAGAACAGTCTTGACACCATGATCTCAGCCTCGTTCCAGAGTTTACTTCGAGATATGAGACAGAAAATCCAATCGGACAAAGGTATAAAGGTCGGTTTCATCTTTCTAAGTCGACCCCTGAGCAAGGAAGAATTCCACAAGTCTGAACTGGAATCTAGAAGGgctaaatttaagaaaattcaCATATTTGTAGTGGGGATTGGATCACGCTTGGATGAGTCGCAAGCTGTTGGTTTGACAGTGGAAAAGAATCATTACATGCATACTGATTCGTATGATACCCTGTACGAGCTGGAAGGGCCTATCTTGTACCGcatttgtaaattaaattaacaTCCAAGTTAACATTTGGATACATTACAATGTCATGGTTTACTGATGCTAAAACAAAcgatatataattattatgtaaAGATCATCCACCAATAGAGTGACATTTTTATCTagggacattttttttaattctgttcACCCGTGAAGTCCCTAGAGTGGGAATGTGTTGTACGCACAGATTTTATTGaatgaaatgaataaaacaaagattaTGCGTGAtgataaaacaaacataaacacGCAGCCACCCCGAAAGCTTGCTTGCTGTTTCTGAATTGATTGTTCTATTGGATTGTatgtaataataacattaaccTCCTATAGTTAAATGGCTTTTGGGATCTGACATTTCAACTAATGAGGCACCAaaggaatttgaaaaaaaaactttcgtTATACGAGGATCAATGGAAGCAAAAGATTTATAATCCagattaaaatcaaaacatttaatatcgcagacaatattttaaatatctagCACTACTGACATTTAGGTCCACAACACGgaaacattatatgaagtgaatTTTGCTTTGTATGCTGAATTGCCCAGAGACGCTTTTTAACCAGTACAATATCGCAGAAAAACATATCATCCATATAGATATATTATTCTGATTCCAAAATCAACAATTAATGGTTTTATACTGTCTCATAAAAACCAATACCAATCGAACATGTTAGaaattcaacattcgtttttgtAAATTCTAAATTATACAAAGACCAATCACATTGTGAAAAAAACAGTGACGTTCCGATTGTAACCAGTAGCAATAATTTGAGCTCACAACATCAAAAATAGCATTGtagttgtttttctgtttcagTACCAATTTCAATGAACCTACAAATGATTAAGACCCAAAAGTTACTGCGGTTATTGGCATACTTATTTCTCCTGACATGTAGCAAaacccagtggcggatccagaacttttgaTAAGGGTTAGGGCTCACTGACTGACCTTAAAGAGGGAGGCGATCCAATCATACTTCAGTGATTCCTTATATAATCATCAAATGTTTCAAACAAAAGTGGGCCCACCTGTACCTGAAATGCTTTGGAGGGAGGGACGAACTTTTGCGGGATGTATTGATACACAGCTACATTGTGTACGTCAACTAATCTGTATTTGTTGTtatcttagttttttttcttgaaacgGACGTTATTCAAGCAGCTTTAATTTCATTATCATGAACAGCTTTTTTAAAGAACAcataaaataatacatgtaaaatgtacaaattaagCATTTATTTGAACAACATGATTTCATTAAATTGCATATATTATATCCACAATCAGTtcattttaaaactaaacaaaCAAAGACATAGATCATGTAGATGTCTTCTCGTCTAAACTTTAGTTCAGAATAAAGTTAGTAAATCAGTGAGTAACTTTAGCTTCCATAGGTCTGTTCCAGTCATCAAACTGTGTTGTTCATCGCTAAATGTTTTGGATGTAGTATCATTTGTGCGTGTAAGAACTTGGGCTACAAATAGATAAAACAAACGTGTATAAACAtacattgtttaaatataattcGTATAGATCATTAAAGgcaaatttcaaatgttttattgttatgAGACATCACGATATTAACCTTTACctaattttgaagattttacacggacctacatatatttattgtatggtcgtgtgtgttttttaaatagatatgatcactgtttttatattaattgaaaAGGTACAAAACTAACTGGTTAACTCTAGCTTAAAGTTTACTCACTAAAAAAGCAGTCAAGGCAAGTTTGAAtcatttcaaagttttaaatatgtttgatcTAGCATCATAATACATGATATAACTactttcatatttgacagaACTTAAAAGAGGggtgaaatatatatacaagagGGActtatccataaaaaaatgacaacaccatgtctaaaaaataaaaagacaagcAGACAAATGAGAGTaaacaagacacaacatagaaaactaaagacatagcaacacgaacccaaccaaacaCTGGGGGTGATATCGGGCGCTTAGGAAGGATAAGCAAATCTTGCTCCACACGAGGCACCCGGCGTTTCGTGTTAAAATCAGACAGCTGCATACtaattagtacatgtatgtactgcTCAAGTCTTAAAACGTGCACATTAGGATATTGAACAatgcttttttaaatttaccatAATATCCTTTTCCCTAATTTCAAAACTTACTTTCCCGCCAACTATCTTCTCTTTCATATACATTCCGGTCATGGAGTTGTCGTCCTTACTCTTGAAGATCGTTGTGTTGGTCATTACTTTTGTCCCATTTACAGTTTTGATCTACaacacaaattttaatattcacaACATTTGGATGTTATTGTGTGCTGTCTATACGATATGGGtattgttcattgttaaaaacCGTATGACGTAAAGACGTATGATGACCTACGTTTTTTTCACATCTCCAGTTATTGATGTTTAAAACGCAAGCACAAAGCGGCATAACTCAATAATTACTTTCAAAAATACCAAGCAGGCCATGTTCAACTTCTGAGATTCAAATTGAAGttaacgtatatatatatataaagtcattatgtaatcaatatCTACAATGTACTTCAGAAGAAATTTGCAAATATGCTTACAGATGGTCATCAAAACAAAAGAAGAGGAGTGTTGCCTTGGTTATTTAACAtcggtatatatatataccagtcCTCAAATAGTACTATGCGTTGACACGTTTTGGTATTTAACTTCTTAGGCAGTTTCACCATCAGTATAATAGTATATCAGTAAAAATTACTAAGCAGTTCATATGATATTGAACGGAACCAGATTTAATACATTTCGACAATTTATGTCTTAGCAGTGATGCTCGAGTCCAGCTCAGTTGAacaccaaaaactttaatatacaAACGTGTACGGCCTGATCCAACCCTAAAATACTCGAATTAAATCTAAAACCGGAGAAGTAACGCAAGCTCAGCACGATACATATGTTAattcaaaatcattttcaaaatctgtTTAAAGTAAATTTCAATCAAACAATACCCGTGCTTTCAAGTCAGTACCAaagtatgtttattttatttctctttacGCAAAAACTTACGTCTGAGAAAGATTTGTTATAATTATCTGGATATTGGTCCAATATCGTATTGATGTGGCTCGAAGACTTCATTTGATCTTGTAGTGTCTCGCTTATTTCTTTGCTAATATTCGACATGACCAGTGGGATGACTGTTAAATTTTTATCATCGTCTTTCAGTAAATTCAGGAAATCTGCAATTGTaaacaaattcattattttttgagatatttaagattttcacttttaaaagtttttcataTACATTGTGTATACTTGAAGccgtgtgggttttttttttcttttcaagcaCAACAAACTCATatactataaacatgataaagttaaAACCAGGATTGAAAGCTTTTAAAAAACCAGTGGCACACCAAGAAGAAAATTTCATAatggagctaccatttgatttttagggggcaggatgagcaatttggtaaaaaaaaaaaggcaggatgacaatttgtgtaaaaaaagtcaggataaactagtaaaaaaaaggcaggaccgaatagagtaaaaataaaaaggcagggcAGAgataacaactaaaaaaaaaagcaggacaaaatttttaatcttagcccccccccccccccccccataataATCAAATGATAGCTCCCTAAGTGAGGACCcattgactgcctaagaggggttGCTCAGGCGTCAGTGATTCCtaatataatcaaccaatttttttcccagaAAAGGAGGGGGTCGATCCCTCTCccctctaaatccgcctctgaaaaCAACATAATTCCAATCAGTATCAACTTGGCAATCATGGATTATATTTATCAGATTATGGCCACATATGCATTGGACAACTGATGATGTGTTGTAATAATCACTACTTTATTTGAAAGATATCGGCAGTTTTACATGTGCCATTACAACAAAATcggccattttttattttaaccgAGTAGCTTAAAGCTTGGCCACAAACAGGATAACATGCTATCTTGCCTTGCTAATATCTAtattgattgataaataaatgtttgcTCAACgtgcagtggcaaatatttccaGCATTTGACGAGAACCCCATCTATAAGATTATGACTTGGCCAGTCAATCATACATGTTTTAAGCCATGGTAGAGCAAGAAGAACTCAGTTTGATTCTTAGATATGTCCGTACATGACAAATATCACATGAATACTggttcattatttatttttttataaatttaaacaatgttACAGTTTACATATATAGAAATCCCACGTTTAATGCACTAAATAATCATCTACATTCCGAGATGTGATTTTTGAACACTTCTTtttagtttgaatgttcctcttTCGTCTTTCTAGgtcttttataattgtttttctttttgttggtGCTGAACATTTTACTAGTATCATAgagttaaggtggtatgggagtctaaaataaaaatgatagaatttgatcatactttgccaaaatgtagtatctattgatatatattgaaaaatatgataaaatcacCGTGCATTTCCTCAAGCTACAGGgcatgacaaaatgacacattttgtatggattatacaggaaaaaacaccattttgtgataaGAAACTAAACacaatgatagaattgttaaatacttaaggaaaagatagctttcagacaatgctttgagagtatcaaaagaaaagatagagTCACCGTACGtgttttccggctaaaatacaaatttggaaaattccatgtagaatcctttaGAAAATGCAccgttttagagttacctccccttaaaatgccgatttaacttctttttaaaagacaccaaaaataatcaacatttgtGAAAATGATATTCTTGAtaatttatattcttataaattggttctttaaatgaaaaatcacatttaatatctgaattcctgcatcaaattttgccaaATCTATAGAAAATCTAGAAATTTGGTTCTCAGTTTtatacaatccaagatggaggaagacacccataccaccttaagtattTTCCTGTCCTGGTTGTCAATATATAGATGTACCACTGTTTGGACTATTTACAGATATTAGAAGCACGTTCTTGATAGTTTTGTGATGATGCAAGATCTCTTGTTTGACGGTCTCTATTAGCTTATAATTTACATTTAGGTCTCATTGaatataaattaggccgttagtcttctcgtttaaattgttttagatggtcttatcggggccttttatagctgactatgcaatatgggctttgttcattgttgaaggctgtacggtgacctatagttgttaatgtctttgtcattttggtctcttgtggatagttgtctcattggcaatcataccacatcttctttttatatagacTGCATGTGGGCCTGTACTTAATTATGTGtgtattgataaatatttggaATTAATTCACAATTGTGTTCAGACATTCGTATGGGActacaaaaaatacaaacactTTAAACTATtattatcaatcaatcaatatacagtttaaaaaaaaaaaccttcaaataaaaataacatctaAATCTAATCAGGATGGCGAAGAACTTACCCGTTAAAAAACCAAACGGATTTTTAGACAGATCGTCGATTTGGTATCTGTTTATATTGGCTCCAAAACTTaacaatataaatgaaacaaacgTGACGAAAAAGAACATATTCGAAAAAGATACATCCATGTGTATGCgaaaaattatagaaatgaTATCATACTAAATATCAGGACATATGTTACATCTTTAATATACTTA from Mytilus trossulus isolate FHL-02 chromosome 8, PNRI_Mtr1.1.1.hap1, whole genome shotgun sequence includes the following:
- the LOC134728119 gene encoding collagen alpha-1(XII) chain-like isoform X2, with product MNLKNFGLLLQFTVCLTFINGQQYKECGGKPADIMFALDSSASIPFKDFQKEINFTQNLIKIFDIGSDKTRVGLVTFSTTVVPVLRVGEFETKAEILEKTNGIQFQGGNTNTAEALSYIRKKGFKATESIGRPKIAIILTDGQSNDVVRTITEAAKTKTDGIAVFVIGIGSQVDEKELEAIATKPLSHYMLKIGNFDALDSIKDELAIKACEVVPVTPAPPTEPMMNDDEVLYGEGTCSPAKPMSIAYAVDTSSIGAENAYFVMVLINRIASRLRMDKQQISLSVLTSSCGLQSQDGGLIDHVHDQKSLQNSLDTMISASFQSLLRDMRQKIQSDKGIKVGFIFLSRPLSKEEFHKSELESRRAKFKKIHIFVVGIGSRLDESQAVGLTVEKNHYMHTDSYDTLYELEGPILYRICKLN
- the LOC134728119 gene encoding collagen alpha-1(XII) chain-like isoform X1, whose product is MNLKNFGLLLQFTVCLFQTFINGQQYKECGGKPADIMFALDSSASIPFKDFQKEINFTQNLIKIFDIGSDKTRVGLVTFSTTVVPVLRVGEFETKAEILEKTNGIQFQGGNTNTAEALSYIRKKGFKATESIGRPKIAIILTDGQSNDVVRTITEAAKTKTDGIAVFVIGIGSQVDEKELEAIATKPLSHYMLKIGNFDALDSIKDELAIKACEVVPVTPAPPTEPMMNDDEVLYGEGTCSPAKPMSIAYAVDTSSIGAENAYFVMVLINRIASRLRMDKQQISLSVLTSSCGLQSQDGGLIDHVHDQKSLQNSLDTMISASFQSLLRDMRQKIQSDKGIKVGFIFLSRPLSKEEFHKSELESRRAKFKKIHIFVVGIGSRLDESQAVGLTVEKNHYMHTDSYDTLYELEGPILYRICKLN
- the LOC134728119 gene encoding collagen alpha-1(XII) chain-like isoform X3, which encodes MSQLHLVVLTVCLFQTFINGQQYKECGGKPADIMFALDSSASIPFKDFQKEINFTQNLIKIFDIGSDKTRVGLVTFSTTVVPVLRVGEFETKAEILEKTNGIQFQGGNTNTAEALSYIRKKGFKATESIGRPKIAIILTDGQSNDVVRTITEAAKTKTDGIAVFVIGIGSQVDEKELEAIATKPLSHYMLKIGNFDALDSIKDELAIKACEVVPVTPAPPTEPMMNDDEVLYGEGTCSPAKPMSIAYAVDTSSIGAENAYFVMVLINRIASRLRMDKQQISLSVLTSSCGLQSQDGGLIDHVHDQKSLQNSLDTMISASFQSLLRDMRQKIQSDKGIKVGFIFLSRPLSKEEFHKSELESRRAKFKKIHIFVVGIGSRLDESQAVGLTVEKNHYMHTDSYDTLYELEGPILYRICKLN
- the LOC134728120 gene encoding uncharacterized protein LOC134728120 isoform X2; this encodes MVKIKLEFASKWSFLVTLLMLFSSPIHSMTPEEKQQVNAGLELGKGIAELLEKKEFTTSLTKIAKDFLNLLKDDDKNLTVIPLVMSNISKEISETLQDQMKSSSHINTILDQYPDNYNKSFSDIKTVNGTKVMTNTTIFKSKDDNSMTGMYMKEKIVGGKPKFLHAQMILHPKHLAMNNTV
- the LOC134728120 gene encoding uncharacterized protein LOC134728120 isoform X3, which encodes MDVSFSNMFFFVTFVSFILLSFGANINRYQIDDLSKNPFGFLTDFLNLLKDDDKNLTVIPLVMSNISKEISETLQDQMKSSSHINTILDQYPDNYNKSFSDIKTVNGTKVMTNTTIFKSKDDNSMTGMYMKEKIVGGKPKFLHAQMILHPKHLAMNNTV
- the LOC134728119 gene encoding collagen alpha-1(XII) chain-like isoform X4; amino-acid sequence: MSQLHLVVLTVCLTFINGQQYKECGGKPADIMFALDSSASIPFKDFQKEINFTQNLIKIFDIGSDKTRVGLVTFSTTVVPVLRVGEFETKAEILEKTNGIQFQGGNTNTAEALSYIRKKGFKATESIGRPKIAIILTDGQSNDVVRTITEAAKTKTDGIAVFVIGIGSQVDEKELEAIATKPLSHYMLKIGNFDALDSIKDELAIKACEVVPVTPAPPTEPMMNDDEVLYGEGTCSPAKPMSIAYAVDTSSIGAENAYFVMVLINRIASRLRMDKQQISLSVLTSSCGLQSQDGGLIDHVHDQKSLQNSLDTMISASFQSLLRDMRQKIQSDKGIKVGFIFLSRPLSKEEFHKSELESRRAKFKKIHIFVVGIGSRLDESQAVGLTVEKNHYMHTDSYDTLYELEGPILYRICKLN